In Oceanispirochaeta sp. M1, the genomic stretch TATCCCGTCCAGCGCCAGGTAATGGCCATGATGATGGATATCCGGGCTCCCCATGTGGTGTTCAGCCAGTCGACCTTCGGCAGTCCGATGGACTGGAATAGGTGGTTGATTATGCCGTATTCGGTGTTTAGAAGCATTTTGAAAACGATGGCATAGGCAACCAGTGCCGTTATGGATGGGAGGAACAGAGACATCCTGAACAGGGGTTTGAGCCTAAGGAACTTCTGGTCCAGAATGACCGCTAATGCCAGGGAAATGATGACCATGCAGGGGACCTGTACCAGGAGGTAGATGAATGTGTTTTTCAAGGCACTCCAGAAGACCGGATCCTTCATAAGGGTCATATAGTTGCCGAAGCCGACAAATGAGTACACTCCACTGTCAAATTTCTGAAAACTCAGAACAAAAGAATGGATGATGGGGTAAATCATAAATATCAGAAAAATAATGATGACCGGAGCCAGGAAGTAGTAGGGGGCATTCTTCTGATTTACGGCCAGGGCTTTCATGGGGTTCTTCATTGATTAGGTATCCTTTTTTCTGTCTCCTGGAGCTGTGAGCGTAGCCTTTTCGCCAGATGAGGGGCCTCTTCTCTCCTTCCGGGGATAAGACCCCAGATATAATGAAATGGTTCGGGTTTCAGTGTGTGCTGCGGAAGGGCGTCCGGGCCCCAACTGGCACTTCCCAGACCATGATGGCTTTTATCCAGGGTTAAAATCGGCCGGAGGGAAGGGACAAGATCACAGGTATGTGCAGCCTTCTCCAGAACCTCCCGTGAATAATGTCCGGCGCTGAAGTTCAGCACATCCTGTGCGGCGATACAGAGTCCCCGGTTTTCGTTGTTCCCGATAAAGAGCCAGCGTACATCACAGTGGTTTCCATGTTCCTGTGGAACCACATAGGGGTAATAGCTCTCATCCGTTGTACTGTCATAAAGACCTAGGGGAGAACCCTCCAAGCTATCCCTGTAGTTTTCTCCGGGGCCTCTTCCATACCACTGAAGGTTTGTCATATCTTCCGCCATTTCGAAACGCATTCCGATACGGGGGAGGCTGTCCGGGAGTCTTCCAGACGGACGGCCCCGGGTTTCCAGAGTTATGACTCCCCTTGAGTTCATCGTGAGGATCTCCACTACGGCAATAGACCATTCCATGACGATGGGGGCATAGATTTTTTCGGCGCAGATCCGGATAACTCCTTCCTCTTCGCTTACTGTGATACTGGCTGTAAAGGGTTTAATCTTATTCACCTGGTATTTCTGCCAGTGAAGTTTCGTATTTTTATCATTGTCAATCGGGGCCCGCCAGAAATCCATGGGGAATCCGCCGCTAATCAGCAGATCCTCTTCACAGCGGAGTGTCTTTATGAACCCATGTATCCGATCGTATTCCAGAACCGTGGTTCCTGCCGTAATAAGGAGGGTGTCATTTACCTCGCGTACTGAGATTTTTTCGGCTCTTTTGTCGTGAACCGGTGCCGTATCCTCTTTGTTTTCGACTCTTCGGGGGGGAGGAGAAAATTGAGTAAAAGCCGTCTCCCAGTATTCTGTGGGCCCCTCTCCGGCTGATAGAGGACGGTGGAATTCCATATGGATCAGCAGCTCATCGGAACAGCCGTCCATTTCCCTTCGATCCTGATCGCTGAAGAGCCTTATACTCTCAGCCTCTCCCGGCGGGATCGACGGCAGGGAGATCTCTTTTGTTATCAGTATTTTTTCAGCTGTCCGGACATGGCAGCGGAGGGTCATTCCCGATAGTGTGATAAAATCATAATCGTTGACTATCCGGACAGTGCCATCCTCCATATTCAGATTTTCCGCCCGGACCTGTTCAAGAGCCTTTTTCAACTGTGTCAGTCCCGGAGTCGGTTTACCGTCGGCCTGTACAAGTCCATCGGAACAGAATGCGCCGCTATTGGGAGTATCGCCGTAATCTCCTCCATAGCTATAGTAGGGAATCCCCTGGTCGGTGGTTTTTATCAGAGAGTGGTCTTTCCATTCCCAGACAAAACCGCCCTGAAGACGAGGATACTTTTTAAAAAGATCCCAATACTCCATCAATCCCCCGGGACCGTTCCCCATGGAATGGGCGTATTCACAGATAATATGGGGTTTATCGAGTTTAAGGGCTCCTATTTCCGCCATCTTTTCATGACTTGTGTACATGGAACTATACATATCGGCCGAACAGGCGTCCTTGTCTTCTTCGTAATGAACCGGCCGCGTGGGATCGAGAGACTTGACCAGATTATACGCTGCCTTGAAATTCTCTCCGTAACCTGATTCATTTCCCAGGGACCAGAAGAGTATGGAGGGGTGGTTTCGATCCCTCAGTACCATCCTTCCGATCCGGTCCAGATAGCTTTCCCGCCAACGGGGATCTTCACTCAGTTTATCGGGATTTTCGCAGTAATAGGTCTGGTTACACTCGAGGTCAGCTTCTTCCATCACATAGAAACCCAGCTGGTCACAGAGATCATAAAAAGCCGGCTGATTGGGGTAGTGAGCCGAACGGACCGCATTGATGTTGTTCTGTTTCATTTGCATGAGATCCTCTCTCATCTGATCGACTGTGACAGTCCTTCCTGTCTTTGCATTCCAATCATGACGGTTTACTCCCCTAAAGCGGATGGCTTTACCGTTGACCAGGATCAGTCCGTCCTTCTGATCCACTCTGCGAAAGCCGACTCTTAGCGGACAAATCTCTTTGTTCGTGCCTTCCGGTAGTTCCAGAGACAGGAGTGCACTGTAAAGATACGGATCTTCAGCATTCCAGGAATGGATGGCATTTACCTTTCCTCCCAGGGTGATCCTCGCCGATTCACCTGGTTTCAAATTAGTTGTTTCGTATAGGGATATAAGTGTTTTTTGCTCATCCTTCAGAATCAGGTTTATAGTGATCTCTTCCGGCCGGAGGGAGTGGTTCTCAACCTTCATATCGATTGTAATTTCACCGTCCATCCCGTTCTCCGACAGGGCAGATTCAATGTTGTAATCACTTATGTGGATTAAGGGGCGGGTCATGAGAGAGACGTCTCTGAAGATCCCTGCCAGCCACCACATATCCTGATCTTCCAGATAACTCCCGTCGCAGAATTGATAAACCTTTATGGCTATTGTATTCTCGCCATCCGATAAGAAGGGAGTCACATCAAATTCAGCACTGAGCCGGCTTACTTGACTGTATCCTGTAAAATGTCCGTTGACCCAGAGATGAAAACTACTTTCCACTCCGTCAAAGCGGAGAATGTATTCCATGTCATCTTCTTTTCGGATCATCAGATTCCGCCGGTAGAGTCCCGTGGGATTATCGGTCTGAATACAGGGGACATCCTGAATGGGGAAGGGTGTTACCGCATCGCTGTAGTGGGGGGCTCCGTATCCGGACATCTGCCAGTGTGAGGGGACTGTCATATCTTCCCATCCACTGTCGTCGAATGAAGGGGACTCGAAGGACTCATCCTGAGCAAAGGGGGTCTCCATATAACGGAATTTCCATAGGCCGTTCAGCAGTTTATAACGACCGCTCCGATTCCTATCGAAGGAGAGAGCGGCTTTTTCATCCGCATAGGAACAATAGAACGGGCGGACAGGTATCCGGTTTCTTTCAAGAACATCCAGATTACACCAGTCCTGCCGTTCGAAGCTGTATTTAAATAAGGGATTCATGAGTTTTATTCCTTTTCAGAGCCGCAGCTCTGTCTGATGATGAGTTCATTGGGAACAGCCAGCTTGATTCCTGTGTCCCGTTTAAGACTAATCCGCTCATTGGCCAGACGGGCCGCCATCTGCCCCATTAAATCTGTATGAATCCGCATGGTTGTCAGGGAGGGTGTCAGATACTCTGCTGACGGGATATCATTACAACTGACAATAGAGATATCTTCAGGTATTTTAATGCCATTCTCTCTGAAGGCTTTCAGAACACCGATGGCCATTGTGTCATTTTCTACAAAAACAGCTTCAGGTAGTACCTTATCCATGATCATTTTTTCGGTCAGATTGTATCCATTTTCACAAGTGATTGACCGGTCGACATAAACTAAATCTGGATTGTACAGACCATTTATCTTCATAATTTGTTCAAAATAGGTTTCCCGGGGGTCTTT encodes the following:
- a CDS encoding glycoside hydrolase family 2 TIM barrel-domain containing protein — protein: MNPLFKYSFERQDWCNLDVLERNRIPVRPFYCSYADEKAALSFDRNRSGRYKLLNGLWKFRYMETPFAQDESFESPSFDDSGWEDMTVPSHWQMSGYGAPHYSDAVTPFPIQDVPCIQTDNPTGLYRRNLMIRKEDDMEYILRFDGVESSFHLWVNGHFTGYSQVSRLSAEFDVTPFLSDGENTIAIKVYQFCDGSYLEDQDMWWLAGIFRDVSLMTRPLIHISDYNIESALSENGMDGEITIDMKVENHSLRPEEITINLILKDEQKTLISLYETTNLKPGESARITLGGKVNAIHSWNAEDPYLYSALLSLELPEGTNKEICPLRVGFRRVDQKDGLILVNGKAIRFRGVNRHDWNAKTGRTVTVDQMREDLMQMKQNNINAVRSAHYPNQPAFYDLCDQLGFYVMEEADLECNQTYYCENPDKLSEDPRWRESYLDRIGRMVLRDRNHPSILFWSLGNESGYGENFKAAYNLVKSLDPTRPVHYEEDKDACSADMYSSMYTSHEKMAEIGALKLDKPHIICEYAHSMGNGPGGLMEYWDLFKKYPRLQGGFVWEWKDHSLIKTTDQGIPYYSYGGDYGDTPNSGAFCSDGLVQADGKPTPGLTQLKKALEQVRAENLNMEDGTVRIVNDYDFITLSGMTLRCHVRTAEKILITKEISLPSIPPGEAESIRLFSDQDRREMDGCSDELLIHMEFHRPLSAGEGPTEYWETAFTQFSPPPRRVENKEDTAPVHDKRAEKISVREVNDTLLITAGTTVLEYDRIHGFIKTLRCEEDLLISGGFPMDFWRAPIDNDKNTKLHWQKYQVNKIKPFTASITVSEEEGVIRICAEKIYAPIVMEWSIAVVEILTMNSRGVITLETRGRPSGRLPDSLPRIGMRFEMAEDMTNLQWYGRGPGENYRDSLEGSPLGLYDSTTDESYYPYVVPQEHGNHCDVRWLFIGNNENRGLCIAAQDVLNFSAGHYSREVLEKAAHTCDLVPSLRPILTLDKSHHGLGSASWGPDALPQHTLKPEPFHYIWGLIPGRREEAPHLAKRLRSQLQETEKRIPNQ
- a CDS encoding carbohydrate ABC transporter permease, which codes for MKNPMKALAVNQKNAPYYFLAPVIIIFLIFMIYPIIHSFVLSFQKFDSGVYSFVGFGNYMTLMKDPVFWSALKNTFIYLLVQVPCMVIISLALAVILDQKFLRLKPLFRMSLFLPSITALVAYAIVFKMLLNTEYGIINHLFQSIGLPKVDWLNTTWGARISIIMAITWRWTGYNMVIMIAGLQAIPTSLFESACIDGANAWQKLRKITIPMMKPIILFISITSTIGTLMLFDESLILTNGGPDNATITTGHHLYNSGFQFFKFGYAASISYMLVLIIALLSFIQFKLSKRENS